From a single Sorghum bicolor cultivar BTx623 chromosome 5, Sorghum_bicolor_NCBIv3, whole genome shotgun sequence genomic region:
- the LOC8068314 gene encoding pollen receptor-like kinase 3: protein MVTLLAFRLPPLFLLLAAAAAAAAADNGNMTEAEAAAMAALVNLKKSFTDPTGRLEAWSATSPFPPCDAASPWPGVQCYKGSLVGVRLTHMNLSGTFDFGAIAKLPRLHSVNLKHNALSGPLPASLGTLRGLRALYLSSNNFSGPIPADVFANMRWLKKLYLDNNRITGPLPADAIAKAPRLMELHLDRNQIDGPVPFKLPESLKRFNVSHNRLSGTIPQSVAERYDASSFAGNPGLCGSPGSDAAVCVAAGPALPPAFPPPTAADYMAMEEETSVFVVIGIILLVILLVSGAMVLMLRQDERNSVATAWDYYAGSTTTGGAGAGASGSSKSVADAASTTAAAPRAGEAVAVDMASGGSSSSHGGGGSSSGRRMGEFVLLNEDIPAFGLPDLMKASAEVLGNGTLGSAYKAAMRNGVTVAVKRLRDMNRFGRDEFEQHVHMLGQLRHPNVLPPVGYHYRKEEKLIVSEYMPRGSLLYILHGDQSPNRVILDWQGRVRIAVGVVRGLAFLHERLGIPAGRLVSMDGADFDAPPPPPPHGNLKSGNILLGADMEPLLVDYGFFPLVNAAQAPQAMFAFRSPEGTTRGVVSARSDVYCLGVVLLELVTGRFPSQYLLSARGGTDVVHWAATAVAEGGEAELVDPAIAAAGGDAAVRLLRVGVHCASPEPECRPSVAEAAWMVEEIGSAAGGAS, encoded by the exons ATGGTCACCCTCCTCGCCTTCCGGCTCCCAcctctcttcctcctcctcgccgccgccgccgccgccgctgctgctgaCAATGGCAACATGACGGAGGCAGAGGCGGCGGCGATGGCTGCGCTCGTAAATCTCAAGAAGTCGTTCACGGACCCGACCGGCAGGCTGGAGGCGTGGTCGGCGACGTCGCCGTTCCCGCCGTGCGACGCCGCGAGCCCCTGGCCCGGCGTGCAGTGCTACAAGGGCAGCCTCGTCGGCGTCCGCCTCACGCACATGAACCTCTCCGGCACGTTCGACTTCGGCGCCATCGCCAAGCTCCCCCGCCTCCACTCCGTGAACCTCAAGCACAACGCGCTGTCCGGCCCGCTGCCGGCGAGCCTCGGCACCCTGCGCGGCCTCCGCGCGCTCtacctctcctccaacaacttCTCCGGTCCCATCCCCGCCGACGTGTTCGCCAACATGCGGTGGCTCAAGAAGCTCTACCTCGACAACAACCGCATCACGGGCCCGCTCCCCGCGGACGCGATCGCCAAGGCGCCGCGGCTCATGGAGCTCCACCTCGACCGCAACCAGATCGACGGGCCGGTTCCGTTCAAGCTGCCGGAGTCGCTCAAGCGGTTCAACGTGTCCCACAACCGCCTCAGCGGCACCATCCCGCAGAGCGTCGCCGAGCGCTACGACGCGTCGTCGTTCGCCGGGAACCCCGGGCTGTGCGGGTCGCCCGGCAGCGACGCCGCGGTGTGCGTGGCGGCCGGGCCGGCGCTCCCGCCGGCGTTTCCGCCGCCCACGGCGGCGGATTACATGGCCATGGAGGAGGAGACCAGCGTGTTCGTCGTCATCGGCATCATCCTGCTCGTCATCCTGCTGGTCAGCGGCGCCATGGTGCTGATGCTGCGGCAGGACGAGAGGAACAGCGTCGCGACGGCGTGGGACTACTACGCGGGCAGCACCACcaccggcggcgccggcgccggcgccagcgGCTCCAGCAAGTCCGTGGCGGATGCGGCGTCGACGACGGcggccgcgccgcgcgccgGGGAGGCGGTGGCCGTGGACATGGCCAGCGGCGGGTCGTCCAGcagccacggcggcggcggcagcagctccGGGCGGCGGATGGGCGAGTTCGTCCTCCTGAACGAGGACATCCCCGCGTTCGGCCTGCCGGACCTGATGAAGGCCTCCGCCGAGGTTCTGGGCAACGGCACCCTCGGGTCCGCGTACAAGGCCGCCATGCGCAACGGCGTCACCGTGGCCGTCAAGCGCCTCCGCGACATGAACCGCTTCGGGCGCGACGAGTTCGAGCAGCACGTCCACATGCTCGGCCAGCTCCGCCACCCCAACGTCCTCCCCCCCGTCGGCTACCATTACCGCAAGGAGGAGAAGCTCATCGTCTCCGAGTACATGCCCCGCGGCAGCCTCCTCTACATCCTCCATG GCGACCAGAGTCCGAACAGGGTGATCCTGGACTGGCAGGGGAGGGTGAGGATCGCGGTGGGCGTGGTGCGGGGGCTGGCGTTCCTGCACGAGAGGCTGGGGATCCCGGCGGGGAGGCTGGTGAGCATGGACGGGGCGGACTTcgacgcgccgccgccgccgccgccgcacgggAACCTCAAGTCGGGGAACATCCTGCTGGGGGCGGACATGGAGCCACTGCTGGTGGACTACGGCTTCTTCCCGCTGGTGAACGCGGCGCAGGCGCCGCAGGCCATGTTCGCGTTCCGGTCGCCAGAGGGCACCACGCGCGGGGTGGTGTCGGCGCGCTCCGACGTCTACTGCCTCGGCGTCGTGCTCCTGGAGCTCGTCACGGGCCGGTTCCCGTCGCAGTACCTCCTCAGCGCGCGCGGCGGCACCGACGTCGTGCACTGGGCGGCCACGGCCGTCGCCGAGGGCGGCGAGGCGGAGCTCGTCGACcccgccatcgccgccgccggagggGACGCCGCCGTCAGGCTGCTCCGGGTCGGCGTGCACTGCGCTAGCCCCGAGCCCGAGTGCCGGCCCAGCGTCGCCGAGGCCGCGTGGATGGTGGAGGAGATCGGCagcgccgccggcggcgcgtCGTGA